The Cryptomeria japonica chromosome 2, Sugi_1.0, whole genome shotgun sequence region ATCAGTATGTAATGGCTTGTGTCATATAACAAGCAGCTTGACGACATCCCTAATAGAGGTGGTGGAGGTGGCAGAAGTGGTGGTGCTATGAGGGGACGTTTCCCCCAAGTCCCCAAGTCTTGAAAACATCCCCTTATGGAGGACGCGAATTTTTTTGGGGGGGACGCATCCCCAATGAACACTAGCAAGAACTATCGAAATGTTGCTTCTATGCACAAACTTCCATATCATTATTAGTCCCAACACAAATAGCCAAAGAAAAAAATAACTGCATCAAAGCAGAACTATCACGACCAACACCTCCAATCCCAGCTGTCTGAGATTACCTTTAGAGAAACCATTTGTATTAATCTTAAAAACACCTTGAGGAGGGAGTATCCAATGACCCTCTTTGTTAACCCTATGAGAAGGAGGTGTTTTAGGAGGACAAGGCTGAGATTTAGAATTAAAAGAGACCAACAAATTACCCACATCCAAATTCAGAACAACCACAAGATTCAGTAAAGCAAAAAGTTGATCTAGAGATCACTTATTGGCAAGAGTCTTCTAAAGTGAAGTCAACATGTTATGTCAATTGTAATCAAAACTttattttagaattattttattattatatatttaaaaatatagatTTTATGTGTGATTTTTATTTTATGGAAATAAGTTTCGCTATAATGTCTATCACGACAATTTGAATAAGCATATATCTAAATCACACAAGACACTTTCATgaaacaatcagaaatctagtcCATTAAAAATCATCTGAAATGTCTATGAGATTTGAAACATGTTAGATAATCTTATAATAGAGACCACCAAATCGAACAcaactaaactggctccaaaatcaTGATGTCGTACAACGCAAAACTTTTGTGTTATGTAGACAGAAAAATTGCAGAATAGACTCACAATAGCTGTGAGAATAGCTGTGAGACTCGACAGAAATGTTGCAGCCACTGTGCCTCTATATATAACACGAAAACAATAGTCAAAACGTTTTTGACCAACTCCATCAATTGTACTCTACTCATGAGATTCCACTGTTTGCTCCGAGCGGACCTGGGGAAGGTGTATCCCAGACATAAACACACAACAAAGGAATTGAAGCCCATGTCAGACAAAGCCCACCATCTCCCCGCCCTTCTAGGCCATAGTATTTTCCTGCTTGACGAGAAATCAATGCCCTGGCTTGGAATCTATTCTCCTCGCTTAAAACACCAAATTTAAAACCAGACTGAAATGCAACGTCCGTGACGTTCAATCCTTTTTCTTGGCACACCAATGCACGCATTACCATTGGCGCGGTGAACGTTCTCTCTATCATTGCTCTCGCAAGCAGATGTTCTGCCACTTCCGCTTCCAAAGAGTCTACCATGGCGCAAGAGTATTGCAAGCACTGAACAAAACGGCTGAAAAAATAGGTGCTTTCATATTCGTATGGAGCTCCCAGTCCCACAGTAAGAATAGCATGACGGAGACAACTGATCCCATGAATGAATTCTGagaccttcgctttgcttcttcGCATCGACATGTGAGGAAGCTCAATCATGCAGTTCGCCATTACAATCTCTTCCTCCTCTAAACAAATGCTTTtcaaatccttcaattccttttcgTGGAAAGCAAAAGGAATCCCAAGAGATTCTGCATACTCACACAACCTTCTTCCTGTCTGCATTGCCATCAATTTATCCTCCCCCCACTTAATTGCAGTGATCCTCAAGTGCCCAACTGCAATTTTGTTATAATTCAACGCTTCCATTAGAGGTGGCCATTGCATGCCTTCCATAATGTCAAAATCGACAATATGGATTCTTTTCCTGCTATTTTTATCATGGCTTGCACCCATCAGAGCCTCCATTATGCTTTGATTTGCAGTGAAATGGGCCATTCTGATGTAAGGGCATGCTTGGTGAAGCAAACTAAAAGCTCCCATAAAATGCTCTGATCTCCTTAGACTCACTAAGTCCACCTTCCTTTGACCCACAGGGCTAATCCACTGAATAAGACTATTATATAAGTAAAAAGATACCCTCTCCATGACAGAACCAGTGGGAGAAACCAGTTCTCGCAACCTGCAAAGGGTAACCTCAGCAACATCAGAGGCTCCATCTGAAATTCCTTGGGCACATGCAAGTAAGAGATGTAAAAGTCTCAATCCTCTGTATTCGTTTTCGCTTGAGCAATTGAAGAATCCCATAATTTCATGCTCAGAGCAACTGAAGTGCCCCTGATGATTCTGCTCATCTATCGTTCTATCAACCTTCTCTTGATCATCACTCTCGGGCGTCGAATCCAAACACGGTAGTTCTTCTGTTGCATCAATGTCCTCCAAAACAGCATCCCAGTTAAACTCATCAAGGCATAAGCATTCTTCCATTTCGTTTCTCTTAATCACTGTAATCAAAGTCACTACACCAAACAGGACATAGAtaaaatggtaatggaaaattgAATGGTTGAGTGAGGTAGATAAATATTCAAAGACGACTTTGTAGCTTACTGGTGTGAAAAGGGTTTCAATTTTGGAAATAGCTAAGCGCTGTGCTCTTTAAGTACCGTCTTTTACGCCGCACGTTTTACTTAAAGTCGCGGCCCACAACTACATCTTACGTAGTAGGCTTACATCACTTTAGTCTGCTTTCCCTCACGTATACCAATTTAAGATCAATAACTCACCGCGGTAATATATTTCTTAGGTGTAGGGGAGAGGACTTAGTAGTTGCGCACCTTAATTTCATGGTCCTCAAAAGtttgtggaaatttcaaatcactcccaattttttatagcagcttacttggcaagtctcttgcttataactaaggtttcagggtcacatcatcaaatatggtgatacatcagcatgctttttgccaaggtatccaaaacggtcccaaaaaaaagtgagaccaatagtctTGCAAAAGAGACCCTTATACTTGTGccgctgatgtggcatcacatgattggttgttttTTCCAACTAATAGTACATttcatagcaataacaactttaaagttacaactattggtacaatgtattgtaattattaatatataaacacacaaaaattgatattttatgtttcaaacaatagattttatttttactattattggagcaaaaagtatcaacaaccctcacaactattcatacatgctcaactattggtgctcttcccttaATAGTGAAATTTCCATACCCATCTCAGTTCAAATCGGCAATGGCAATGGGGCTCTTTAAACAACACCCCATAGCCTCCCTACAGCCCTATGCTTCCTATGCTTCTATATATCGTATGCAGTATGCGGGCAAGTACACCTTTGTAACATGCACCCCCTCCTCTCTCTGGCTCGACTTCCTATACCCACCAGTGCAAAAAGcaaaatgggatttgaaaggagaGTGTTGTCTCGCCAGCATGCTAGCGCGCCCCACCTCCCCCCTCAACCCTacgaaaattcatatttttttaatatatatttttttaactgtaatttatttatattatattttttatttattagtatttatattataatttgtaatttatttatatttttttaactttaatttatttataatatattttttttaataaatacccAATGCTTCATGACATAATCAACTAACATTGCAAAAATTGATAACCATGCCTTAGGAAATGTTATGAAAAAAACACCACCACAAAGGGGGTACATCAAAGAAATCAAAGCTTAGGATGTCATATGCCTCCATTAAAATATTACTACATATTCTATGATAATATttaaggaaaagaagagagagTGAGATTTTCAAATAAAGATGCATATACCTCCCAAAAGAAGGAGAGGAGATCCTAAAACAAGGATACCTTAATGCAAGTtgtcattgcctccaaatatatATGTGGTGACAACCACATTAGATactattatgtttctaccattaaaaaaatataataaaaaaaaaaagaatagttgTGCATGAGATTGTACCGCCATGAATAACAATGGCATCCCATATAGAGTTACAAATGTtccatagtgaggagcaacataatacaAAAACATTTATCTAGAAGGGATGGGACAAAGGTGAAACCCATTGTCACTTGTCATATGAATAATCCCAAATTTAAAGATTTGCTATATTTTACGGGCTTCAAAGCTTGGCATTCATTGGTGGATTGACCAAGCACTTGATAATATGaacaaaaataaatatttgtttgatTATGTTCATGAAATTTCTTACGTTTtagaggaggaagagtaagcaagAAGACTTTAAGAAGCCTCAATATAATATACTCTTGTGTAGATAGAAGATGAGGAGAAGAAGGTTATCCTTTCCCTTGTGAATAAAGGTTTAATCACTCATGAGAAGGGATTGTATTAGATTCAATTGGTCCATGTTGGGTGAAACCTAAAAAGGCCCAATAATCATCTAGACATGTGTTATAAGTAGGAGTTGAAAATAGAATTAGATTGAGCTCACACAAATGAAACAATAGGCTCCTTTGATGCCTCAAGTGTCAATTTTGGGACTTTGTATTTCCCAATAAATGAGGGTGTAAATCTTATGAACCCATTCATCGTCTAAGAAGGAAGCCTTAGTTAATTGAGAACTATCAATAAGAGACAATGTGTCTACTTTGGTTGAAGATGGAACCATAGAGTTAGGAGGATATTTAGATCCTACTTCTATTTGTAAACAACTTTCAGCTTGCATTGTCTATAGTATATTTTCATATGTCAATTTTATCATGTGATGAAGAGTAGACAGAGCTACTTGCATGGCCTGACATGAAAGAGTGTAGGTAGATTCACAAGTCCTATCATAACTGGTAATGTGATTGTGTCTAACAATCATCTACCCATGTTAtcaaagaaatgaataaaaataggtATATGCCACAAAAATTAAGGCCTAATCCATTATTTGTTTTAGTTGTACCTTATTCCAATTCTATTAATGATGACCAAAATCATAATAGAATTATATTAATTTCGAACTTCTAAAGAAGGTAACTCATTTGGTGAGAATATTATGTCCATCTTTGTTGCATGCATACAATCAAACATGGTTGATACATCATTTGGTCTAATAGAAGAAGGGACGAGTACCTTCTATAAGGCCACCTGGAGAAACTAATGGTATGTAGGCGAGATTTGAACCAATTCCCAGATGGAGATCTTAGCAGTAGTAGCATGAAGCtactcaacaagatcatactccttaccaacatGTAATGAAAGATGAGGAGGGAGGAAGAAAATTTTGAGGAGGAACAATTGTTTcttgtttattttcttcttgttacaAGTGTTGTATGTGTAACTGGCTATATGATAATGAGGTGGCTAAAACACATTTGGATTAATGTTCATATTTTGAGTAAGTTATTTTCAGAGTTTagaaattaaccaagtggttgagaAGGATTTTTAACTCCTGTAATAGTAATAACCTTTTTGGTTTTAGGTTGTGGAACATCTTGTTAAAGATGAACAACAATCAACAATTTCACAAGCTCATTTGTATGACCGAAAACATAAATTATATTGACTAGAATTTGATTATGTTATTTATTCACCAACACTTCATCTATAGAAGAGAGAGTATTGATATCAATGTCTTGTACCAAAATATCCTCATGATTAAGACAAATTGTGGGAAAGGGAAAAGACTATTAGTGATATTATATTGATACTATTAGTGACATAACATTTAATCCCCTCTCCTTCTTTTGGAAGGTGTGTGCATCTTTATTTGAAGATCCCAATCTCTCTTCTTTTCCTTAAAATATTATCATAGAATATGTACTAATATTTTAATGGAGGCATATGACATCCTAAGCTTTGATTTCTTTGATGTACCCCCTTTATGGTGGTGTTTTTTTCATAACATCCCCTTAGGCATGGTTATCAATTTTTGCAATGTTAGTTGATTATGCCATGAAGCATtggatatttattaaaaaatatataatataaataaattaaaggtaaaaaatataaataaattacaaattataatataaaaattaataaataaaaaatataatataaataaattacagtttaaaaaatatattttaaaaaaattatacaaaaaataTCTTAAAATTTTACTAAAAATACCTTATCGTTTCCCTGCGTAACTGTGAATTTTTGCAAGGTGAGGTGAGGTGAggtggggtggggggggggggaggtgccAGCATGCTGGCGAGACAGTGCTCCCCTTTCAAACCCCATTTTCTAGTGTGGCTAGGACAAGTGGGTTGGGCTTCATAAAATACCTTCACAACATCTACTAGAGTTCAATCCTTCAGTTTTTGTCACACGTCATTATTTGCATATGATGTGATCTTCAAAAAGACGTGAATACATTTTGTAcatatttttttaatgttatatCAATTGAATTGTGTGTAGTCAAGCAACTAGGTGCATCTCtttccttttcttatttttatattcaaatttttaaaatattacagttttaaaaatatattttaaaaaaattatacaaaaaataTCTTAAAATTTACTAAAAATACCTTGTCGTTGCCCTGTGTAACTGCAAATTTTTGCAAGGTGAGGTGAGGTGGGGTGGGGTGGGGTGGGGTGGGGTGGGGGAGAGGGGAGGTGCCAGCATGCTAGCAAGACAGTGCTCCCCTTTCAAACCCCATTTTCTAGTGTGGCTAGGACAAGTGGGTTGGGCTTCATAAAATACCTTCACAACATCTACTAGAGTTCAATCCTTCAGTTTTTGTCACACGTCATTATTTGCATATGATGTGATCTTCAAAAAGACGTGAATACATTTTGTAcatatttttttaatgttatatCAATTGAATTGTGTGTAGTCAAGCAACTAGGAGCATCTCtttccttttcttatttttatattcaaaattttaaaatattacagtttaaaaaatatattttaaaaaaattatacaaaaaataTCTTAAAATTTTACTAAAAATACCTTGTCGTTGCCCTGCATAACTGCGAATTTTTGCAAGGTGAGGTGAGGTGGGGTGGAGTGGGGTGGGGGAGAGGGGAGGTGCCAGCATGCTAGCAAGACAGTGCTCCCCTTTCAAACCCCATTTTCTAGTGTGGCTAGGACAAGTGGGTTGGGCTTCATAAAATACCTTCACAACATCTACTAGAGTTCAATCCTTCAGTTTTTGTCACATGTCATTATTTGCATATGATGTGATCTTCAAAAAGATGTGAATACATTTTGTAcatatttttttaatgttatatCAATTGAATTGTGTGTAGTCAAGCAACTAGGTGCATCTCtttccttttcttatttttatattcaaatttttaaaatatcaTATGAATTCTAATATAAAACACCAATCTCAACCTATTTAGTTTTTGGTATGAGAAATATTCTTGATCAAAAAAAATTTTAGAGAAGTGATGATCTATATGAATTTTTTTTGGGTGAAATGATTATGATAAAAACATTTTCATTAAAATTTTGTAATCAATAGTTACTGTGGTAGTCCAACTCTCTTTTGGGGTAGATTCAACAAAATTAGATCTTCAACTCTCTATTTTTCCAAttaaagatatttttatttttataataaattactaaagatatttttatagaaatataaaaaacaattgtacAATTTGAAGTCTAGAATCTAACAATATTAatctaataatttaattaattttattattaatttttatttgcaTTATGAATAATTTGTTTTAATCAAACATAAGATTGATtggaaatttaaaatatatattaaaatttatttgaaTAAATTAAGAGAAAAATATGATAGACTAGATGAGAATTTGCTCTCTAAAGCAAATAATGCAATTCATGATGAGAATTATAGACACCCATTCTTTGAGTAAAAATCCTAGAACATCTATACAAATGTTGGGTGGCTTGAATTATATGATTTTCTCCAATAAATCACTATTAAATGCTTAAAGGACACAAATGAATTGAATTGATACACAACCCCTTAGAAATCTAATAGATTCTAATAGATATTAGCTCTTATTCTACAATAATGACTCATACACATGAAAAAGGTATTTTGTAATCTGGTGTCATTCTTCAAATTTGAATGTGAAACATTGATCTTTGATCGAAGTCAAAAGATCGATGGTGATTTTAATTCAATTATAACCTTAGCCATAAGTCAAAAGTTACCCTAACTAAAAACAATCTCTACTTGAACTCTAAAAGGGTAAGGTTTAGAGTTAGGGTTCCTAATAGGGTTAATATTGGTGTTAGTGTTAGTGTTAAATTATAGTAACAATAAAATTAGGGTTAcactataattagggttagggttagagtttaattagggttcAATAAAGATTATGGTTACTATTAGGACTAAGTTTAGTACTAGAGCTTGGGTTACTGTTATTATTAAGTTACTATGAGGGTATAATTAGGGTTATCCTATAATTAACATTATAGCTAGATTTAAATTAGAGTTTAAGTAGGTTTCAATCAGGGTTGGGCTTAGTATTAGGGTAACTTTAGAGTTTAATAATTAGGATTAGTGTTTAATTAGGATGAGGGTTAGAATTGAATTAGAATATGTGTTAGA contains the following coding sequences:
- the LOC131046578 gene encoding protein NODULATION SIGNALING PATHWAY 2-like gives rise to the protein MEECLCLDEFNWDAVLEDIDATEELPCLDSTPESDDQEKVDRTIDEQNHQGHFSCSEHEIMGFFNCSSENEYRGLRLLHLLLACAQGISDGASDVAEVTLCRLRELVSPTGSVMERVSFYLYNSLIQWISPVGQRKVDLVSLRRSEHFMGAFSLLHQACPYIRMAHFTANQSIMEALMGASHDKNSRKRIHIVDFDIMEGMQWPPLMEALNYNKIAVGHLRITAIKWGEDKLMAMQTGRRLCEYAESLGIPFAFHEKELKDLKSICLEEEEIVMANCMIELPHMSMRRSKAKVSEFIHGISCLRHAILTVGLGAPYEYESTYFFSRFVQCLQYSCAMVDSLEAEVAEHLLARAMIERTFTAPMVMRALVCQEKGLNVTDVAFQSGFKFGVLSEENRFQARALISRQAGKYYGLEGRGDGGLCLTWASIPLLCVYVWDTPSPGPLGANSGIS